A part of Terriglobales bacterium genomic DNA contains:
- a CDS encoding MtrB/PioB family outer membrane beta-barrel protein: MTKTKNPSLRWLLLLLLLVPALAVSQEEPAQRGSIEFGVRHVWGDVYGRPDLPFTPRIDTSKFNEYRDIRSGVFIRSFYGNFDDILGSKFYVNLQSQKSFYDDQSYLATFGQYGKFRVQFRYDETPHIYTNTSRMLYTRSAPGVFTIPLALRTQLQATTAANIPATSLAQVDGMTFVTPSIKRKMGSGLFSYNVNPDWNISFLFSRENQVGTRPIAFLFNTSPSASATSGFGVELPEPIDYFTNVIKVGTEYGRNDWGLQVFYLRSWFENNITSVTFDNPYRSTEAASSPVVGVADLYPDNSADYLTFAGAFDLGRYFRVMASITPGWLRQNDPFLPYTSNSIRLAATGPLPAPSLDAHKQTLAMNYTLVATPAKKFQIKAGYRHYDYNNDTPVLDFTPVQGDVGAPGSANNRSRATSFFKKTFEVTGNWFFAKRSSFKVGYEGEWFDRTHRDVESSTENSFITAFDWSPRKDFLFRAAYRHSNREPDHYEDELSDGVPCEATALAAARAAFEFPDIQPCGRRYDEAARLRERGEVFVEYSPLDKLTLSGSFTTIQDDYNRQGGTNSATPLNFLTGSDATLYPYFLYGMLKDLSYNYTFDGNYAVSPEVSFFLEYSHEKYHRTMTSRYRTPESTSPSTNPNGCGVSSNGLAFQGPCDSANNDWWSAARDFVDVWSVGTDLFLGKKLYLTTYYSLAASKGFVFTRALGTQPANFLTQPTRTDGTDLGVSPEDRFVMTTTSAATDYPELVNRSHEVGFVLKFKLRKNIMPKFEYRYQQWDYKDYQTSPMTPYLGCVATTGVPATGGGGAAGGTPSISATNAPGCPVLGPTTASSIPSPFYPYFVVGDSAAARFYFLGVDQPSFRAHTVSASIQYTF, encoded by the coding sequence ATGACGAAAACCAAGAATCCCTCCCTGCGGTGGCTGCTGCTTTTGCTCCTGCTCGTTCCAGCCCTGGCCGTCAGCCAGGAGGAGCCCGCCCAGCGCGGCAGCATCGAGTTCGGTGTCCGGCATGTGTGGGGAGACGTGTACGGCCGTCCCGATCTTCCCTTTACGCCCCGCATCGATACCTCGAAGTTCAACGAGTATCGCGACATCCGCAGTGGCGTCTTCATCCGCAGCTTTTACGGCAACTTTGACGACATCCTGGGTTCGAAGTTCTACGTGAACCTGCAATCCCAAAAGTCCTTCTACGACGATCAGAGCTACCTGGCCACCTTCGGCCAATACGGCAAGTTCCGCGTGCAGTTCCGCTACGACGAAACCCCGCACATCTACACCAATACCTCGCGCATGCTCTACACGAGGTCGGCGCCCGGTGTGTTCACCATTCCCCTGGCGCTGAGGACGCAGTTGCAGGCCACCACCGCCGCCAATATCCCCGCCACGTCTCTGGCCCAGGTGGATGGCATGACATTCGTCACTCCCTCCATCAAGCGCAAGATGGGTTCCGGACTGTTCAGCTATAACGTCAATCCTGATTGGAATATTTCCTTTCTCTTTTCGCGCGAGAACCAGGTTGGGACTCGCCCCATCGCCTTCCTGTTCAACACCTCCCCGAGCGCCAGCGCAACCAGCGGCTTCGGTGTCGAGCTTCCTGAGCCCATCGACTACTTCACCAACGTGATTAAAGTGGGGACCGAGTACGGCAGGAACGACTGGGGCCTCCAGGTTTTCTACCTGCGTTCCTGGTTCGAAAACAACATCACCAGCGTCACCTTCGACAATCCTTACCGATCCACGGAGGCCGCCTCCTCTCCAGTGGTGGGAGTCGCGGACCTTTACCCGGATAACAGCGCGGATTATTTGACCTTTGCCGGCGCCTTCGACCTGGGCCGGTATTTCCGCGTCATGGCCAGCATTACGCCCGGCTGGCTGCGCCAGAACGATCCCTTCCTGCCCTACACCAGCAATTCCATTCGGCTGGCTGCGACCGGGCCCTTGCCGGCCCCCAGCCTGGATGCGCACAAGCAGACCTTGGCCATGAACTACACGCTGGTGGCGACGCCGGCGAAGAAATTCCAGATCAAGGCAGGGTATCGTCACTACGACTACAACAACGACACTCCGGTGCTCGACTTCACTCCCGTGCAGGGTGACGTGGGCGCGCCCGGCTCGGCAAACAACCGGAGCCGTGCCACCAGCTTCTTCAAGAAGACCTTCGAGGTGACCGGCAACTGGTTCTTCGCCAAGCGCAGTTCCTTCAAGGTCGGCTACGAGGGGGAGTGGTTCGACCGCACGCATCGCGACGTGGAGAGTTCCACCGAGAATTCCTTCATCACCGCCTTCGACTGGAGCCCGCGGAAGGACTTCCTCTTCCGGGCGGCGTACCGGCACTCCAACCGCGAGCCGGACCACTACGAGGACGAACTTTCCGACGGAGTCCCGTGCGAGGCCACCGCTTTGGCCGCCGCTCGGGCGGCGTTCGAGTTCCCGGACATCCAGCCCTGCGGCCGCCGCTACGATGAGGCCGCACGGCTGCGCGAGCGCGGCGAAGTGTTTGTCGAGTACAGTCCCCTGGACAAACTGACGCTCAGCGGCTCCTTCACCACCATCCAGGACGACTACAACCGGCAGGGCGGCACCAACAGCGCGACCCCGCTGAATTTTCTCACCGGCTCCGATGCCACCCTGTATCCCTACTTTCTCTACGGGATGCTCAAAGACCTCTCGTACAACTACACCTTTGATGGCAACTATGCGGTTTCACCCGAGGTCTCATTCTTCCTCGAGTATTCCCACGAGAAGTATCACCGGACGATGACCTCGCGCTACCGCACGCCGGAAAGCACCAGCCCGTCCACGAACCCCAACGGATGCGGTGTGAGCAGCAACGGACTCGCATTCCAGGGTCCCTGCGACAGCGCGAACAACGACTGGTGGAGCGCCGCCCGCGATTTCGTGGACGTGTGGTCTGTGGGTACGGACCTTTTCCTCGGCAAGAAGCTCTATCTGACCACCTACTACTCGCTGGCCGCATCCAAGGGCTTTGTCTTTACGCGGGCGCTGGGCACTCAGCCGGCGAACTTCCTCACGCAGCCCACTCGCACCGATGGGACCGACCTGGGCGTCTCTCCGGAGGACCGGTTCGTGATGACCACGACCAGCGCGGCCACCGACTATCCCGAGCTGGTGAACCGGTCCCACGAAGTCGGATTCGTCCTGAAGTTCAAGCTGCGGAAGAACATCATGCCGAAGTTCGAGTACCGCTACCAGCAGTGGGACTACAAGGACTACCAGACGTCGCCCATGACGCCCTACCTCGGGTGCGTAGCTACGACTGGTGTGCCGGCGACAGGCGGTGGCGGTGCTGCGGGCGGTACGCCGTCCATCTCGGCCACGAACGCGCCCGGGTGTCCGGTGCTGGGTCCGACGACCGCCTCGTCCATCCCCAGTCCCTTCTATCCCTACTTCGTGGTGGGCGATTCGGCGGCGGCGAGGTTCTATTTCCTGGGCGTGGATCAGCCGTCGTTCCGCGCCCATACGGTTTCGGCCAGCATTCAGTACACGTTCTAA
- a CDS encoding cytochrome c yields the protein MRKMAIMLALAVAVMLMAPAALADDAAALYKTKCASCHGADGKASAIGKKMGAKDLQDPELKKATEAQWIEITAKGKAKMPAYEKKMTADQIKELVAYMKELSKK from the coding sequence ATGCGGAAGATGGCAATCATGCTGGCACTGGCGGTCGCGGTGATGTTGATGGCTCCCGCAGCCCTCGCGGACGATGCTGCGGCGCTCTACAAGACCAAATGTGCAAGCTGTCACGGCGCCGACGGCAAGGCCAGCGCCATCGGCAAGAAGATGGGCGCCAAAGACCTGCAGGACCCCGAGCTCAAGAAGGCCACCGAGGCCCAGTGGATTGAGATCACGGCCAAGGGCAAGGCCAAGATGCCGGCGTACGAAAAGAAGATGACGGCCGACCAGATCAAGGAACTGGTTGCCTACATGAAAGAGCTGTCGAAGAAGTAG
- a CDS encoding cytochrome c: MMVVLLTGSVWLLTAGAMASDAPVVYKSKCVSCHAADGTGSPVGKKMGARDFHDPEVVKLTDQQLNDAITKGQKKMPAYSGKLTADQIKDLVAFIRDLQKKK; the protein is encoded by the coding sequence ATGATGGTTGTTCTGCTGACGGGTTCTGTGTGGTTGCTCACCGCCGGGGCCATGGCGAGCGACGCTCCCGTCGTCTACAAGTCGAAATGCGTGAGCTGCCACGCCGCGGACGGCACGGGCTCGCCCGTCGGCAAGAAAATGGGCGCGCGCGATTTCCACGATCCTGAAGTCGTCAAGCTGACCGACCAGCAGCTCAACGACGCGATCACCAAGGGCCAGAAGAAGATGCCTGCGTACAGCGGCAAGCTGACCGCCGACCAGATCAAGGACCTGGTCGCCTTCATTCGCGACTTGCAGAAAAAGAAGTAG
- a CDS encoding Rieske (2Fe-2S) protein produces MNAPGVDISQPPLPLRRRLVELLLGGGLLASAASFLYPILRYIVPPPSADLGGDTVVAGKVGDLKPNSGRIFRFGSKPGLLVFTADREYRALSATCTHLDCTVQYRDDLHQVWCACHNGIYDLNGRNVSGPPPRPLESYEVHVQGDEIVVTRRQKA; encoded by the coding sequence ATGAACGCTCCGGGGGTGGACATCTCGCAGCCGCCGCTGCCGCTCCGGCGGCGGCTCGTCGAGCTGCTGCTCGGCGGCGGCCTGCTGGCTTCGGCCGCCTCGTTCCTGTATCCCATCCTGCGTTACATCGTGCCGCCCCCGTCGGCGGATCTCGGTGGCGACACCGTGGTTGCCGGCAAGGTCGGCGACCTGAAACCCAATTCCGGCAGGATCTTCCGCTTTGGCAGCAAGCCCGGCCTGCTGGTCTTCACCGCCGACCGCGAATATCGCGCGCTTTCCGCCACCTGCACCCACCTGGATTGCACCGTGCAGTACCGCGACGATCTGCATCAGGTCTGGTGCGCCTGCCACAACGGCATCTACGACCTGAACGGCCGCAACGTCTCCGGCCCGCCGCCGCGCCCGCTCGAGTCCTACGAGGTGCACGTGCAGGGCGACGAGATTGTCGTCACCCGGCGCCAGAAGGCCTGA
- a CDS encoding cytochrome bc complex cytochrome b subunit, which yields MRLATHVRDWLDERFGWDELTHFLRKKTVPVHRYSYWYFLGGMTLFLFLVQVLTGILLLLYYRPTANEAFESVQYVMTRVPFGWLIRSVHSWAANLMILFAFAHMFSVLFLRAYRKPRELTWVSGMVLLLLAMGFGFSGYLLPWNTLAFFATKVGTDIVRQVPVVGHWLMIFLRGGEEVTGATLSRFFGLHVAVLPGITTMLLLVHLLLVQRFGISVPPGEEAAWRARPPEKREMPFFPNFLLRELMAWYVALGVLGALAALAPWELGTKADAFAPAPAGIKPEWYFLWMFQTLKLIPAKLGPLDGEMVGVLAFGVAGLLWLLLPFFDRGDGRNARWIAGAGVFALVYMASMSVYGYLAP from the coding sequence ATGCGCCTCGCCACCCACGTCCGTGACTGGCTGGATGAGCGCTTCGGATGGGACGAACTCACCCACTTCCTGCGCAAGAAGACCGTTCCCGTCCACCGCTACTCCTACTGGTACTTCCTGGGCGGCATGACGTTGTTCCTCTTCCTGGTGCAGGTCCTGACCGGCATTCTGCTGCTGCTTTACTATCGGCCCACCGCCAACGAAGCCTTTGAGAGCGTGCAGTACGTCATGACCCGCGTGCCGTTCGGTTGGCTCATTCGCTCCGTCCATTCCTGGGCCGCCAACCTGATGATCCTGTTCGCCTTCGCTCACATGTTCAGCGTGCTGTTCCTGCGCGCCTACCGCAAGCCGCGCGAACTCACCTGGGTCAGCGGCATGGTCCTGCTGTTGCTGGCCATGGGTTTCGGCTTCAGCGGATATCTGCTGCCCTGGAACACGCTGGCGTTCTTCGCCACCAAGGTGGGCACGGATATCGTCCGCCAGGTGCCCGTCGTGGGGCACTGGCTCATGATCTTCCTGCGCGGCGGCGAGGAAGTCACCGGCGCAACGCTCAGCCGCTTCTTCGGACTGCATGTGGCCGTGCTGCCCGGCATCACCACCATGCTGCTGTTGGTCCACCTGCTGCTGGTGCAGCGCTTCGGCATCAGCGTTCCGCCCGGGGAGGAAGCCGCCTGGCGCGCCCGGCCGCCTGAGAAGCGCGAAATGCCGTTCTTCCCCAACTTCCTGCTCCGCGAACTGATGGCCTGGTATGTGGCCCTCGGGGTTCTGGGCGCGTTGGCCGCGCTGGCTCCCTGGGAACTGGGCACCAAGGCCGATGCCTTCGCGCCCGCCCCCGCCGGCATCAAGCCCGAGTGGTACTTCCTGTGGATGTTCCAGACCCTCAAGCTCATTCCCGCCAAGCTCGGTCCGCTGGATGGCGAGATGGTGGGCGTGCTGGCCTTCGGCGTGGCCGGCTTGCTCTGGTTGCTGCTGCCGTTTTTCGACCGCGGCGATGGCCGCAACGCGCGCTGGATCGCCGGCGCCGGAGTCTTCGCTCTGGTCTACATGGCCTCCATGAGCGTCTACGGATATCTCGCCCCATGA
- a CDS encoding cytochrome c3 family protein, which produces MTRRVLQTAILTLLLAALGSPGLAPPAAAQQPNTCLDCHSEFPEPLGVTREKFAADVHAQKGLTCASCHGGDPTKATPEESMSRAAGFRGHVDRRQVPDLCARCHSDAAYMRQYNPSLRTDQLSQYHTSVHGKRLAQGDARVAVCTDCHSVHDIRPGSDARATIHPLNIAETCSRCHSDAAYMKPYKIPTDQYAGYKESVHHRALAVRGDLSAPTCTTCHGNHGAAPPGVASVEFVCSNCHVFQAQLFDTSPHKSAFEAAGLPACVTCHSNHRVVAPGDAMLGTGPQSACTGCHVEGDGGYTAALSFQRRIAELQTAVERSGEILNRAEQYGMEVSEAKLEQAQARDALTKARVTIHSFQIDQVEKDVQAGLKITEKTYQAGVLALQERDFRRKGLGISLLAILVVLVGLRLYIRQIESGEGKGSA; this is translated from the coding sequence ATGACCCGCCGCGTGCTCCAAACCGCCATCCTCACGCTCCTGCTGGCGGCACTCGGCTCGCCTGGTTTGGCGCCCCCGGCCGCCGCCCAGCAGCCCAACACATGTCTTGACTGTCATTCAGAGTTCCCGGAGCCTCTCGGCGTCACGCGCGAGAAGTTCGCAGCCGACGTCCACGCGCAGAAAGGGCTGACCTGCGCCAGTTGCCACGGCGGCGACCCCACCAAGGCCACGCCGGAAGAATCCATGAGCCGCGCCGCCGGCTTTCGCGGGCACGTAGACCGCAGGCAGGTGCCGGACCTGTGCGCGCGCTGCCACTCCGACGCCGCCTACATGCGCCAGTACAACCCGTCCCTGCGAACCGACCAGCTCAGCCAGTACCACACCAGCGTGCACGGCAAGCGGCTGGCCCAGGGCGACGCCAGGGTCGCGGTCTGCACCGATTGCCACAGCGTGCATGATATTCGTCCCGGCTCGGACGCGCGCGCCACCATCCATCCGCTCAACATCGCGGAAACCTGTTCCCGCTGCCACTCCGACGCCGCCTACATGAAGCCCTATAAGATTCCCACCGACCAGTACGCCGGCTACAAGGAGAGCGTGCATCACCGGGCGCTGGCGGTGCGCGGCGACCTGAGCGCGCCCACCTGCACCACCTGCCACGGCAACCATGGTGCTGCGCCGCCGGGCGTGGCTTCGGTGGAGTTCGTGTGTTCGAACTGCCACGTCTTCCAGGCCCAGCTTTTCGACACCAGTCCGCACAAATCCGCTTTTGAGGCGGCGGGGCTCCCGGCCTGCGTCACCTGCCACAGCAATCACCGGGTCGTGGCTCCGGGGGATGCCATGCTGGGAACGGGGCCGCAGTCGGCCTGCACCGGGTGCCACGTGGAGGGCGATGGCGGATACACCGCCGCTCTTAGCTTCCAGCGCCGCATCGCTGAGCTCCAGACCGCCGTCGAGCGCTCCGGCGAGATCCTGAATCGCGCCGAGCAGTACGGCATGGAAGTGAGCGAAGCCAAGCTGGAGCAGGCCCAGGCGCGTGATGCTCTCACCAAGGCCCGCGTCACCATCCACAGCTTCCAAATCGACCAGGTAGAGAAAGACGTGCAGGCCGGACTCAAGATCACCGAGAAAACCTACCAGGCCGGAGTCCTCGCCCTCCAGGAGCGCGACTTTCGCCGCAAAGGCCTGGGGATTTCTCTGCTCGCCATCCTCGTGGTGCTGGTCGGCTTGCGCCTCTACATTCGCCAGATCGAGTCCGGAGAAGGGAAGGGCTCGGCGTGA
- a CDS encoding cytochrome c3 family protein — translation MFLRRAACGLLLPALVVLLSALPAPAQKSKAPDCLQCHQDAGMEKHVDPRVFQESVHGVLSCTDCHTDVTAFPHEPAPAKVDCGTCHADARQAFEAGIHARAAKTGNGKTPTCVACHGDPHAIKPSSDPASPTAHANVPQTCGKCHSDRFVVESGGISTRPFFSYQESVHGRAVAAGQEKAAVCTDCHRAHDILTAADPKSPIFKFNVPQTCGQCHKDVSHQFMASIHGQAIQRGNSQAPVCTDCHGIHLIKAHIDPTSSVASQALARTTCAKCHEGMRLSEEFGVPGRRITTYLDSYHGLASRLGSGVVANCASCHGVHNILPSSDPRSTISKENLVHTCGQCHPGASQNFAAGKVHLDVPVSRDMGSLGTLWVRRFYIVLIAFTLGGMVLHNAILWRCQALAHRARRPRPIVRMDLNQRIQHWLLLSSFFVLAATGFALKYPDSWLAWLLGSDETIRRLGHRVAAVVMLLLGVYHVGYMSLTRQGRQGLRDFLPRRKDVYDLIANLRYHLGRSPEKPRFARFGYAEKAEYLAVVWGTVLMGLTGLMMWFEVEVVRLVPRWSIDIATAVHFYEAILAVSAIFVWHFYQVIFDPSVYPLNWAFWDGRVSEEHYREHHALAYEAMTAHSQSEPEPPAATEPDADKKPAPSSDREPAPDGKPPPKTS, via the coding sequence ATGTTCCTCCGCCGGGCAGCCTGCGGCCTCCTGCTGCCGGCTCTCGTCGTGCTTCTCTCTGCCTTGCCCGCTCCCGCCCAGAAGTCCAAGGCTCCGGACTGCCTGCAATGCCACCAGGACGCCGGCATGGAGAAGCATGTAGATCCCAGGGTCTTCCAGGAATCCGTCCACGGCGTCCTTTCGTGCACCGATTGCCACACGGACGTCACCGCGTTTCCGCACGAGCCCGCGCCCGCCAAGGTCGATTGCGGCACCTGCCATGCGGACGCCAGGCAGGCTTTTGAGGCCGGCATCCACGCCCGTGCGGCGAAGACCGGCAACGGCAAGACGCCGACCTGCGTCGCCTGCCACGGCGATCCGCACGCCATCAAGCCGTCGAGCGATCCGGCCTCGCCCACGGCGCACGCCAACGTCCCGCAAACCTGCGGCAAGTGCCACAGCGACCGCTTTGTGGTGGAGAGCGGCGGCATCAGCACGCGTCCGTTCTTCTCCTACCAGGAAAGCGTGCACGGCCGCGCGGTTGCCGCCGGCCAGGAAAAGGCTGCGGTGTGCACCGACTGCCACCGCGCCCACGACATCCTCACCGCCGCCGACCCCAAGTCCCCCATCTTCAAGTTCAACGTCCCGCAGACCTGCGGGCAATGCCACAAGGACGTCTCCCACCAGTTCATGGCCAGCATTCATGGCCAGGCCATTCAGCGCGGCAATTCGCAGGCGCCGGTGTGCACCGACTGCCACGGAATCCACCTTATCAAGGCGCACATCGACCCCACTTCCTCGGTCGCATCGCAGGCTCTGGCGCGAACGACCTGCGCCAAGTGTCACGAGGGAATGCGGCTCTCGGAGGAGTTCGGTGTTCCGGGCCGGCGGATCACCACCTACCTCGACAGCTACCACGGCCTCGCCTCGCGCCTGGGGTCCGGCGTGGTCGCCAATTGCGCCAGTTGTCACGGCGTGCACAACATTCTGCCTTCTTCCGACCCGCGCTCCACCATCTCGAAAGAGAACCTGGTCCACACCTGCGGGCAGTGCCACCCCGGCGCAAGCCAGAACTTCGCTGCCGGCAAAGTGCATCTGGACGTTCCCGTCTCGCGCGACATGGGCAGCCTGGGAACGCTCTGGGTGCGCCGCTTCTACATCGTGCTCATCGCCTTCACCCTCGGCGGCATGGTGCTGCACAACGCCATTCTGTGGAGATGCCAGGCCCTAGCCCACCGCGCCCGCCGTCCGCGTCCGATTGTGCGCATGGACCTGAACCAGCGCATCCAGCACTGGCTGCTGCTCTCCAGCTTTTTTGTCCTGGCCGCCACCGGCTTCGCGCTGAAGTACCCGGATTCCTGGCTGGCCTGGCTGCTGGGCTCGGATGAGACCATTCGCCGCCTCGGCCATCGCGTCGCCGCCGTGGTCATGCTCCTGCTCGGTGTCTACCACGTCGGCTACATGTCCCTGACCCGCCAGGGACGCCAGGGCTTGCGCGACTTCCTGCCTCGCCGCAAGGACGTCTACGACCTGATCGCCAACCTGCGCTACCACCTCGGCCGTTCACCCGAGAAGCCCCGCTTCGCCCGCTTCGGCTACGCGGAGAAGGCCGAGTACCTTGCCGTCGTCTGGGGCACCGTCCTCATGGGCCTCACCGGCCTGATGATGTGGTTCGAAGTCGAGGTGGTCCGCCTGGTACCGCGCTGGTCCATCGACATCGCTACCGCCGTCCATTTCTATGAGGCCATCCTCGCCGTCTCGGCCATTTTCGTCTGGCACTTCTACCAGGTGATCTTCGATCCCAGCGTCTATCCCCTCAATTGGGCGTTCTGGGACGGCCGTGTCTCCGAGGAGCACTACCGCGAGCATCACGCGCTGGCCTATGAGGCAATGACTGCGCACAGTCAATCCGAGCCCGAACCGCCTGCGGCAACCGAGCCGGACGCGGATAAGAAACCCGCGCCCTCCTCGGATCGAGAACCGGCGCCGGACGGCAAGCCGCCGCCCAAAACGTCCTGA
- a CDS encoding NapC/NirT family cytochrome c codes for MPEGTELTSVEPAALPSPPGLFRNLVSWIGAGLALIAVINILFVLLLELFGVKTNPYIGILAYMVLPAFLALGLLLIPFGMLLERRRRRRHALEAIPPYPRIDLNLTHHRNAFAFFLISMLVFLSLSAVGSYRAYEYTETTEFCGQLCHSVMHPEFIAYQASPHARVRCVDCHVGPGATFYVKSKLSGAYQIYAVAFHKYPKPIPTPVANLRPAQETCEQCHWPERFYGAQLKVITHYGSDENNTPRQIRMLIKTGGGSPTTGLTTGIHWHMNIANEVTYVATDPQRQQIPWVRIKDRQGRVTEYLLEGSDLKPEQIQNMPKRRMDCMDCHNRPSHIYYPPERSVDDYLFAGKIDRTLPFIRQQAVEVLSQKYDTNEGAREAIATTLDRFYLTRYPDLYKTRRPAVQQAIAGVQQIYASTIFPEMKVDWRVHPDNIGHFYYPGCFRCHDGQHKSVEGKVIRKDCDICHVILGQEEGGAPLTTVAGTEFQHPVDLGDISAVNCTDCHTGGAGP; via the coding sequence ATGCCGGAAGGAACTGAACTAACCTCTGTCGAACCCGCCGCCCTGCCCAGCCCCCCGGGCCTGTTCCGCAACCTGGTGAGTTGGATCGGCGCGGGCCTGGCTCTCATCGCCGTCATCAATATTCTCTTCGTCCTGCTGCTCGAACTGTTTGGCGTGAAGACCAATCCGTACATAGGCATCCTCGCCTACATGGTGCTTCCCGCCTTCCTCGCCCTGGGCCTGTTGCTGATTCCTTTCGGCATGCTGCTGGAGCGCCGGCGCCGTCGCCGCCACGCCCTTGAGGCCATCCCGCCCTATCCGCGCATCGATCTCAACCTCACCCATCATCGCAACGCCTTCGCGTTCTTTTTGATCTCGATGCTGGTGTTCCTGTCGTTGAGCGCGGTGGGCAGCTACCGGGCCTACGAATACACCGAGACCACCGAGTTCTGCGGCCAGCTCTGCCATTCCGTGATGCACCCCGAGTTCATCGCCTACCAGGCCTCGCCGCACGCCCGCGTCCGCTGCGTGGACTGCCACGTCGGTCCCGGCGCCACCTTCTACGTCAAATCCAAGCTGTCCGGCGCCTACCAGATCTATGCCGTCGCCTTCCACAAGTACCCCAAGCCCATCCCCACGCCGGTCGCCAATCTGCGTCCCGCGCAGGAAACGTGCGAGCAGTGCCACTGGCCGGAGCGTTTCTACGGCGCCCAGCTCAAGGTCATCACCCACTACGGCTCGGACGAGAACAACACCCCGCGCCAGATCCGCATGCTCATCAAGACCGGCGGCGGCAGCCCGACTACCGGCCTCACCACCGGCATCCACTGGCACATGAACATCGCCAACGAGGTCACCTACGTTGCCACCGACCCGCAGCGTCAGCAGATCCCCTGGGTGCGCATCAAGGACCGGCAGGGACGCGTCACCGAGTACCTGCTCGAAGGCTCCGACCTCAAGCCCGAGCAGATTCAGAACATGCCCAAGCGCCGTATGGACTGCATGGACTGCCACAACCGGCCGTCGCACATCTACTACCCGCCGGAGCGCTCCGTCGACGACTACCTGTTCGCCGGCAAGATTGACCGCACCCTGCCCTTCATCCGCCAGCAGGCCGTCGAAGTGCTCAGCCAGAAGTACGACACCAACGAAGGCGCGCGCGAAGCTATTGCCACTACTCTCGACCGCTTCTATCTCACCAGGTACCCGGACCTCTACAAGACGCGCCGCCCCGCCGTGCAGCAGGCCATCGCCGGCGTGCAGCAGATCTACGCCTCCACCATTTTCCCGGAGATGAAGGTGGACTGGCGCGTCCACCCCGATAACATCGGCCACTTCTACTATCCCGGTTGCTTCCGCTGCCACGACGGACAGCACAAGAGCGTCGAAGGCAAGGTCATCCGCAAGGACTGCGACATCTGCCACGTCATCCTGGGACAGGAGGAAGGCGGCGCTCCGCTCACGACCGTCGCCGGCACCGAGTTCCAGCACCCCGTGGACCTGGGCGACATCTCCGCCGTCAACTGCACGGACTGCCACACCGGCGGCGCCGGCCCCTAA
- a CDS encoding DUF1223 domain-containing protein: MSGRSSEIAEPEPAAGEARSPVLVELFTSEGCASCPPADALLMRLNEEGRVAGAEVIVLSEHVDYWNYIGWTDPFSSAQYSERQSRYAEALGSQVYTPQMVVDGREDFVGSDERQARAAIVRASRERKAQVGIETSAGANGKTRVALRVTELPTLRAGARAILLLAITEDHLSVAVSRGENSGRRLSHTSVVRWLKRVAELDGGKDFQTEIEVSTASDWKAKDLRAVAIVQESGSGRVLGVGRVKLWD; encoded by the coding sequence TTGAGCGGGAGAAGCAGCGAGATAGCCGAGCCGGAGCCCGCAGCGGGAGAGGCGCGCAGCCCGGTGCTGGTGGAGCTGTTCACCTCCGAAGGGTGCGCGAGCTGTCCGCCGGCGGATGCGTTGCTGATGCGCCTGAACGAAGAAGGGAGAGTCGCGGGCGCGGAAGTGATCGTGCTCTCCGAGCACGTGGATTACTGGAACTACATCGGGTGGACGGACCCGTTCTCTTCGGCGCAATACAGCGAGCGCCAGAGCCGCTATGCGGAGGCGCTCGGGAGCCAGGTGTACACGCCGCAGATGGTGGTGGACGGGCGCGAAGACTTCGTGGGCAGCGACGAGCGGCAGGCCCGGGCGGCCATCGTGCGGGCGAGCCGCGAGCGCAAAGCGCAAGTCGGGATCGAGACGTCCGCCGGCGCGAACGGCAAGACCCGGGTGGCGCTGCGCGTGACGGAACTTCCCACCCTCAGAGCGGGCGCGAGGGCAATACTGCTGCTGGCCATCACCGAGGACCATCTCAGCGTGGCGGTGTCGCGGGGAGAGAACTCCGGGCGGCGCCTGTCACACACCTCCGTAGTTCGCTGGCTCAAGCGCGTGGCGGAGCTGGACGGAGGAAAAGACTTTCAGACGGAGATTGAAGTGTCGACGGCCAGCGACTGGAAGGCGAAGGACCTGCGCGCGGTCGCTATCGTTCAGGAGAGCGGGAGCGGACGGGTTTTGGGAGTGGGTCGAGTGAAGCTTTGGGATTAA